One region of Etheostoma spectabile isolate EspeVRDwgs_2016 chromosome 21, UIUC_Espe_1.0, whole genome shotgun sequence genomic DNA includes:
- the nrap gene encoding nebulin-related-anchoring protein isoform X2 — MVSSFLGKGQAFTMQTCARCGFVVYPAEKINCIDQNWHKACFHCDVCKMVLTANNFVSHKKRPYCSVHNPRNNTFTSVYETPININAKKQSKASSEAFQSKSEFSQQQTWYSGMVTNQEIVTMSQAQKTISDVNYAQDYEQSKGKGSFPAMITPGYQAAKTANTLASSLEYKKGHEERVSKYTTFVDPPEVLLAKKQGQIVSDYAYTEEYEQQRGKGSFPAHLTPGYKMSKKAGEQASDIKYRQMYEQEIRGKASTEAAVAEAVHARENAENFSQIAYTEEFEQQRGKGSFPAMITPGYHLAKKAQENASNLTYRKDLNKMKGTSHFHSLTSEDNLALKNARKINKIVSEVEYKKDLENTKGHSINFCETPQFQNAAKIAKFTSDNKYREKYISDMKGHHGDSGIDKKTMHAMKARKLASDISYKQGCEQEQGEYNYPATVTPGYQSQKKLDPLKDKNYRQHIDQVKYSQATDTPEIILARKNAQLVSNLNYKKGYEKTKHQYTLSQDLPQIKTAKANAALCSDIKYKEEWEKTKSKACDIGVDDLSVKAAKASRDLASDIKYKETYMKNKEKAVGVNVSDSKTLHSLHVAKMNSDIEYKKSSKESQAQFSLPLDMINLSHAKKAQALASDLEYRTKLHDYTVMPDDIKVKQAKKAYSLQSENQYRSDLNWMKGVGWETEGCLNVTQAKKAGELLSDTKYRQKADSIRFTQVADDLSMKHAKKSQELQSDLAYKANTEQMIHQYTMTKDEPLFRQAKANADLLSGKVYKSNWEKQREKGFELHLDSLSILTAKAKRDLASDVKYKEKYEKNKGKVIGIKSVGDDSQMAHSALATKLQSGRHYKKDYEDTKSKYSVSLDMLNISHAKKAQDLATETNYRTFLHEYTTLPTDMNVAWAKKAYGLQSDNQYRSDLNWMKGVGWEASKSLDVQQAKKAGDLLSEKKYRQGVSALKYTSIEDTPEMVQAKLSNKLAVDRLYREKGENMKHNYTLSGELPEMVQAKLNAINLSESCYKESWTKIRDGGYKLRLDAIPFQSAKASTEILSNQKYKEEFEKTKGKMIGLKGLQDDINMAHSVHASRLQSGIKYKQDSAKELSKFHLSMDMLEVSHAKKAQSLISDQDYRLTLHQYTLHPDDIKVQAAKKAYALQSEKVYRSDLNYLRGAAWIATGALQIEGSKRATDLISDKKYRQQPYNFKHTSIADSPDIVHAKFSGKITNERLYKEKGVNDQHNYTVTTERPEITQAKINAANFSEIKYRESWNTLRAQGYKLTMQDIPFQAAKSSTGIASDNKYKHDHLLEKGKHIGIKSVSDDPHLLHCLQAGRLASNQEYRKDALTASGQYHLTQDMIHLVTAKNSQALASEQDYRKRLHEYTVLPDSMQVKWAKTAYDLQSEKIYKSDLSSMKGVAWDGVGAPQLESAKKAGELISNKKYRQLPDSLKFTSVTDSPDMVHAKASYQQCSERLYKSGKNDDMHKYTLHSDDPDFVRARMNALQISDKVYKASGEQVKHLGYDLKLDAIPFQTAKASREIASDFRYKESHLKEKGQQVGLRCVEDDPKMVHSLAASKLQSNLEYKRQSKEDRGHYKIHADQPEFLQAKKSQAQASDLTYRSKLHDYTCDAEQLNVKHAKQAYKLQSDVNYKSDLNWIRGVGWTPPGSHKAELARRAAELGLAEGVTTDEAIANYQHMMMLHHQQQMEQQQQQTSEQVETSEEIQQGVNMDAMEVLHVKRKKTIQTVQKKSTTTTSSFKSMEKNSSTTSSSSSAALQNTVKTSMSSKAAAIENA, encoded by the exons ATGGTGTCAA GTTTTTTGGGAAAAGGACAAGCTTTCACAATGCAGACCTGTGCCAGGTGTGGGTTTGTGGTCTACCCGGCTGAGAAGATCAACTGCATTGACCAG AACTGGCATAAAGCGTGTTTTCACTGTGATGTCTGTAAGATGGTGCTCACTGCCAATAACTTTGTCAGCCACAAGAAAAGGCCATACTGCTCTGT ACACAATCCTAGGAACAACACATTCACAAGTGTCTATGAGACTCCCATCAACATCAACGCAAAGAAGCAAAGCAAGGCGAGCAGTGAG GCCTTTCAGTCTAAGTCTGAGTTCTCCCAGCAGCAAACATGGTACTCAGGCATGGTGACCAACCAAGAGATAGTAACAATGTCTCAGGCCCAGAAGACCATCAGTGAC GTGAATTATGCACAAGATTATGAGCAGTCCAAAGGAAAAGGCAGCTTCCCTGCAATGATAACACCAGGTTACCAGGCTGCTAAAACTGCCAATACTCTGGCCAGTAGC TTGGAATATAAAAAAGGACACGAGGAGAGAGTTTCAAAGTACACCACGTTTGTTGACCCCCCGGAGGTGCTTCTGGCCAAGAAACAAGGACAAATTGTTAGCGAT TATGCCTATACAGAAGAGTATGAGCAGCAGAGAGGTAAAGGTAGCTTTCCTGCACATCTTACACCTGGATACAAGATGTCAAAGAAGGCTGGTGAGCAGGCCAGTGAT ATAAAGTATCGCCAGATGTATGAACAGGAGATACGAGGTAAAGCCAGCACTGAGGCAGCAGTAGCTGAAGCAGTTCACGCCAGAGAAAACGCAGAGAACTTCAGCCAG ATTGCCTATACTGAGGAGTTTGAGCAGCAACGAGGCAAAGGAAGTTTTCCTGCCATGATCACTCCTGGTTATCATTTGGCAAAGAAGGCTCAGGAAAATGCTAGCAAT CTAACATATAGGAAGGACTTAAACAAGATGAAGGGCACCTCACACTTCCATAGCCTGACATCCGAGGACAATCTGGCACTAAAGAACGCCCGAAAGATCAACAAGATTGTCAGTGAG GTGGAGTATAAGAAGGACTTGGAGAACACCAAAGGTCACAGCATCAATTTCTGTGAGACACCACAGTTTCAAAATGCTGCTAAAATTGCCAAGTTCACAAGTGAT aacaaatacaGAGAGAAGTACATCAGTGACATGAAGGGTCACCATGGAGACTCAGGAATCGATAAGAAGACCATGCATGCCATGAAAGCCAGGAAACTGGCTAGTGAT ATTTCATATAAACAAGGCTGTGAACAGGAGCAGGGTGAATACAACTACCCAGCCACCGTCACACCAGGCTACCAAAGCCAAAAGAAACTTGACCCACTAAAAGAT AAGAACTACAGGCAACACATTGACCAGGTCAAGTACAGTCAAGCGACCGACACACCTGAGATTATTTTAGCAAGGAAAAATGCTCAGCTTGTCAGCAAC ctaaattacaaaaaaggcTACGAAAAGACCAAACATCAGTACACACTATCCCAGGACCTGCCCCAAATCAAAACGGCCAAAGCCAATGCTGCCTTGTGCAGTGAT ATTAAATATAAAGAGGAGTGGGAGAAAACCAAGTCTAAAGCCTGCGACATCGGTGTGGACGACCTGAGTGTCAAAGCAGCTAAGGCTTCCCGTGATCTTGCAAGTGAT ATTAAATACAAAGAGACCTACATGAAGAACAAGGAAAAGGCAGTGGGGGTCAACGTGAGCGACTCAAAGACTCTACACTCTCTTCACGTGGCCAAGATGAACAGTGAT ATTGAGTACAAAAAGAGCTCCAAGGAGAGCCAGGCCCAGTTCAGCCTTCCTCTGGACATGATCAACCTGAGCCATGCCAAAAAGGCTCAGGCCCTCGCCAGCGATCTAGAGTATCGCACAAAGCTGCACGACTACACCGTCATGCCTGATGACATCAAGGTCAAGCAAGCCAAAAAGGCTTATTCCCTGCAAAGCGAG AACCAGTATCGTTCAGACCTGAACTGGATGAAAGGAGTGGGCTGGGAGACAGAAGGATGTCTGAATGTTACCCAGGCCAAGAAAGCTGGAGAGCTGCTTAGTGAT ACCAAATACCGTCAGAAGGCAGACAGCATCAGGTTCACCCAAGTGGCAGATGATCTCTCCATGAAACATGCCAAGAAAAGCCAGGAATTGCAGAGTGAC CTGGCATACAAAGCAAACACAGAACAAATGATACACCAGTACACCATGACAAAAGATGAACCCCTCTTCAGACAAGCAAAGGCGAACGCCGACCTTCTTAGTGGG AAAGTGTACAAGAGCAACTGGGAGAAGCAGAGGGAAAAGGGCTTTGAGCTGCATTTGGACTCTCTCTCTATACTCACCGCTAAAGCCAAAAGAGACCTTGCCAGTGAT GTCAAATACAAGGAGaagtatgagaaaaacaaaggcAAGGTGATTGGCATTAAGTCAGTTGGCGATGATTCTCAGATGGCCCACTCTGCTCTGGCCACTAAACTACAGAGTGGCCGCCACTACAAGAAGGACTATGAGGACACTAAGAGCAAATACAG CGTTTCTCTGGATATGCTGAACATCAGCCATGCCAAGAAGGCTCAAGACCTGGCAACCGAGACCAATTACAGGACTTTTCTTCATGAGTATACTACTCTGCCAACTGATATGAATGTTGCCTGGGCTAAGAAGGCCTATGGACTACAGAGTGAT AATCAGTATAGGTCAGATCTGAACTGGATGAAGGGTGTTGGCTGGGAGGCCTCAAAATCTCTGGATGTCCAGCAGGCGAAGAAAGCCGGGGATCTCCTCAGCGAG AAAAAGTACCGTCAGGGCGTGAGTGCTCTGAAGTATACCAGTATTGAAGACACTCCAGAGATGGTTCAAGCCAAACTCAGCAACAAATTGGCTGTTGAT AGGCTGTACAGGGAGAAGGGTGAAAACATGAAGCACAACTACACACTCAGCGGAGAGCTGCCTGAGATGGTTCAGGCCAAGCTCAATGCTATAAACCTCAGCGAG AGCTGTTACAAAGAATCTTGGACTAAGATACGTGATGGTGGCTACAAGCTGCGTCTGGATGCCATACCTTTCCAGTCTGCCAAAGCGTCTACAGAAATCCTCAGCAAT CAAAAGTACAAAGAGGAATTTGAGAAGACCAAAGGAAAGATGATTGGACTGAAGGGACTGCAGGATGACATTAACATGGCTCACTCGGTTCATGCCAGCAGACTGCAGAGTGGT ATTAAGTACAAGCAGGACTCGGCGAAGGAGCTCTCAAAGTTCCACCTATCCATGGACATGTTGGAGGTCTCCCACGCTAAAAAGGCTCAGTCGCTGATCAGCGATCAGGACTACAGGCTCACCCTGCATCAGTACACCCTGCATCCTGATGACATTAAGGTGCAGGCGGCCAAGAAAGCGTACGCTCTGCAGAGTGAg AAAGTGTATCGCTCTGACCTGAACTACCTGCGTGGTGCAGCCTGGATCGCAACTGGGGCTCTGCAGATTGAAGGCTCCAAGAGGGCCACAGACCTCATCAGTGAT AAAAAGTACCGTCAACAGCCGTACAACTTCAAGCACACCTCTATCGCTGACTCTCCAGATATTGTCCATGCCAAATTCAGTGGAAAGATCACAAATGAA CGTTTGTACAAAGAGAAAGGGGTGAATGATCAGCATAACTACACGGTAACAACTGAGAGACCAGAGATCACACAAGCAAAGATCAATGCAGCCAACTTTAGTGAG ATCAAGTACAGAGAGTCCTGGAACACTTTGAGGGCTCAGGGCTACAAACTCACCATGCAGGACATCCCCTTCCAGGCTGCCAAGAGCTCCACAGGCATCGCCAGTGAT AACAAGTACAAACACGACCACTTGCTGGAAAAAGGGAAGCACATTGGGATCAAAAGCGTCTCGGATGACCCGCATCTCCTGCACTGCCTGCAGGCGGGACGGCTGGCCAGCAACCAGGAGTACCGCAAGGACGCGCTGACGGCCAGCGGGCAGTACCACCTCACCCAAGACATGATTCACCTGGTGACAGCTAAGAATTCCCAGGCCCTCGCCAGCGAGCAGGACTACAGGAAGAGACTGCACGAGTATACGGTGCTTCCTGATAGCATGCAGGTCAAGTGGGCCAAAACAGCCTACGACCTGCAGAGTGAG AAAATCTACAAGTCAGACCTCAGTTCCATGAAAGGAGTGGCATGGGACGGTGTGGGTGCACCTCAGCTGGAGTCGGCAAAGAAAGCTGGAGAACTTATAAGTAAT aagaaGTATCGTCAGCTGCCAGACAGCCTGAAGTTCACCTCAGTGACTGACTCTCCTGATATGGTCCATGCTAAGGCGAGCTACCAACAGTGCAGTGAG AGGCTGTACAAATCTGGAAAGAATGACGACATGCACAAGTACACTTTACACTCGGATGATCCAGATTTTGTTAGAGCCAGGATGAACGCCCTGCAGATTAGTGAC AAAGTTTACAAAGCATCTGGGGAGCAGGTGAAACATCTGGGCTATGACCTGAAGCTGGATGCTATTCCCTTCCAAACTGCCAAGGCCTCCAGAGAAATTGCCAGCGAT TTCCGCTACAAGGAGTCCCATCTGAAGGAGAAGGGTCAGCAGGTGGGACTGCGCTGTGTGGAGGATGACCCTAAGATGGTGCACTCTCTGGCAGCCAGCAAACTCCAGAGCAACCTGGAGTACAAACGCCAGTCCAAGGAGGACCGAGGCCACTACAAAATCCATGCGGACCAGCCTGAGTTCCTGCAGGCCAAAAAGAGTCAGGCTCAGGCTAGTGACCTCACCTACCGCAGCAAGCTCCACGACTACACCTGTGACGCCGAGCAGCTCAATGTCAAGCATGCCAAGCAGGCCTACAAGCTGCAGAGTGAT GTGAACTACAAGTCAGACCTGAACTGGATCAGAGGAGTGGGCTGGACCCCTCCTGGCTCCCATAAGGCCGAGCTGGCCCGCCGGGCTGCAGAGCTGGGGCTGGCTGAGGGAGTCACCACTGACGAGGCTATTGCAAATTATCAGCACATGATGATG CTGCATCACCAGCAGCAGAtggagcagcagcaacagcagactTCAGAACAGGTGGAGACCAGCGAGGAGATTCAACAAGGCGTCAACATGGACGCCATGGAGGTCCTTCATGTTAAGAGGAAGAAGACCATCCAGACTGTCCAGAAAAagtccaccaccaccacgtcCTCGTTCAAATCCATGGAAAAGAATTCCAGCACTACCTCGTCGTCTTCATCGGCTGCCCTCCAGAACACAGTCAAGACGTCCATGTCTAGTAAAGCTGCTGCAATAGAAAACGCGTAG
- the nrap gene encoding nebulin-related-anchoring protein isoform X1 produces MVSSFLGKGQAFTMQTCARCGFVVYPAEKINCIDQNWHKACFHCDVCKMVLTANNFVSHKKRPYCSVHNPRNNTFTSVYETPININAKKQSKASSELKYREDGERFMSSFHHDMRSMELEKARLACQMASQAFQSKSEFSQQQTWYSGMVTNQEIVTMSQAQKTISDVNYAQDYEQSKGKGSFPAMITPGYQAAKTANTLASSLEYKKGHEERVSKYTTFVDPPEVLLAKKQGQIVSDYAYTEEYEQQRGKGSFPAHLTPGYKMSKKAGEQASDIKYRQMYEQEIRGKASTEAAVAEAVHARENAENFSQIAYTEEFEQQRGKGSFPAMITPGYHLAKKAQENASNLTYRKDLNKMKGTSHFHSLTSEDNLALKNARKINKIVSEVEYKKDLENTKGHSINFCETPQFQNAAKIAKFTSDNKYREKYISDMKGHHGDSGIDKKTMHAMKARKLASDISYKQGCEQEQGEYNYPATVTPGYQSQKKLDPLKDKNYRQHIDQVKYSQATDTPEIILARKNAQLVSNLNYKKGYEKTKHQYTLSQDLPQIKTAKANAALCSDIKYKEEWEKTKSKACDIGVDDLSVKAAKASRDLASDIKYKETYMKNKEKAVGVNVSDSKTLHSLHVAKMNSDIEYKKSSKESQAQFSLPLDMINLSHAKKAQALASDLEYRTKLHDYTVMPDDIKVKQAKKAYSLQSENQYRSDLNWMKGVGWETEGCLNVTQAKKAGELLSDTKYRQKADSIRFTQVADDLSMKHAKKSQELQSDLAYKANTEQMIHQYTMTKDEPLFRQAKANADLLSGKVYKSNWEKQREKGFELHLDSLSILTAKAKRDLASDVKYKEKYEKNKGKVIGIKSVGDDSQMAHSALATKLQSGRHYKKDYEDTKSKYSVSLDMLNISHAKKAQDLATETNYRTFLHEYTTLPTDMNVAWAKKAYGLQSDNQYRSDLNWMKGVGWEASKSLDVQQAKKAGDLLSEKKYRQGVSALKYTSIEDTPEMVQAKLSNKLAVDRLYREKGENMKHNYTLSGELPEMVQAKLNAINLSESCYKESWTKIRDGGYKLRLDAIPFQSAKASTEILSNQKYKEEFEKTKGKMIGLKGLQDDINMAHSVHASRLQSGIKYKQDSAKELSKFHLSMDMLEVSHAKKAQSLISDQDYRLTLHQYTLHPDDIKVQAAKKAYALQSEKVYRSDLNYLRGAAWIATGALQIEGSKRATDLISDKKYRQQPYNFKHTSIADSPDIVHAKFSGKITNERLYKEKGVNDQHNYTVTTERPEITQAKINAANFSEIKYRESWNTLRAQGYKLTMQDIPFQAAKSSTGIASDNKYKHDHLLEKGKHIGIKSVSDDPHLLHCLQAGRLASNQEYRKDALTASGQYHLTQDMIHLVTAKNSQALASEQDYRKRLHEYTVLPDSMQVKWAKTAYDLQSEKIYKSDLSSMKGVAWDGVGAPQLESAKKAGELISNKKYRQLPDSLKFTSVTDSPDMVHAKASYQQCSERLYKSGKNDDMHKYTLHSDDPDFVRARMNALQISDKVYKASGEQVKHLGYDLKLDAIPFQTAKASREIASDFRYKESHLKEKGQQVGLRCVEDDPKMVHSLAASKLQSNLEYKRQSKEDRGHYKIHADQPEFLQAKKSQAQASDLTYRSKLHDYTCDAEQLNVKHAKQAYKLQSDVNYKSDLNWIRGVGWTPPGSHKAELARRAAELGLAEGVTTDEAIANYQHMMMLHHQQQMEQQQQQTSEQVETSEEIQQGVNMDAMEVLHVKRKKTIQTVQKKSTTTTSSFKSMEKNSSTTSSSSSAALQNTVKTSMSSKAAAIENA; encoded by the exons ATGGTGTCAA GTTTTTTGGGAAAAGGACAAGCTTTCACAATGCAGACCTGTGCCAGGTGTGGGTTTGTGGTCTACCCGGCTGAGAAGATCAACTGCATTGACCAG AACTGGCATAAAGCGTGTTTTCACTGTGATGTCTGTAAGATGGTGCTCACTGCCAATAACTTTGTCAGCCACAAGAAAAGGCCATACTGCTCTGT ACACAATCCTAGGAACAACACATTCACAAGTGTCTATGAGACTCCCATCAACATCAACGCAAAGAAGCAAAGCAAGGCGAGCAGTGAG CTGAAGTATCGCGAAGATGGCGAGCGCTTTATGTCCTCTTTCCACCATGACATGAGGTCCATGGAGCTGGAGAAGGCTCGCCTAGCCTGTCAGATGGCCAGCCAG GCCTTTCAGTCTAAGTCTGAGTTCTCCCAGCAGCAAACATGGTACTCAGGCATGGTGACCAACCAAGAGATAGTAACAATGTCTCAGGCCCAGAAGACCATCAGTGAC GTGAATTATGCACAAGATTATGAGCAGTCCAAAGGAAAAGGCAGCTTCCCTGCAATGATAACACCAGGTTACCAGGCTGCTAAAACTGCCAATACTCTGGCCAGTAGC TTGGAATATAAAAAAGGACACGAGGAGAGAGTTTCAAAGTACACCACGTTTGTTGACCCCCCGGAGGTGCTTCTGGCCAAGAAACAAGGACAAATTGTTAGCGAT TATGCCTATACAGAAGAGTATGAGCAGCAGAGAGGTAAAGGTAGCTTTCCTGCACATCTTACACCTGGATACAAGATGTCAAAGAAGGCTGGTGAGCAGGCCAGTGAT ATAAAGTATCGCCAGATGTATGAACAGGAGATACGAGGTAAAGCCAGCACTGAGGCAGCAGTAGCTGAAGCAGTTCACGCCAGAGAAAACGCAGAGAACTTCAGCCAG ATTGCCTATACTGAGGAGTTTGAGCAGCAACGAGGCAAAGGAAGTTTTCCTGCCATGATCACTCCTGGTTATCATTTGGCAAAGAAGGCTCAGGAAAATGCTAGCAAT CTAACATATAGGAAGGACTTAAACAAGATGAAGGGCACCTCACACTTCCATAGCCTGACATCCGAGGACAATCTGGCACTAAAGAACGCCCGAAAGATCAACAAGATTGTCAGTGAG GTGGAGTATAAGAAGGACTTGGAGAACACCAAAGGTCACAGCATCAATTTCTGTGAGACACCACAGTTTCAAAATGCTGCTAAAATTGCCAAGTTCACAAGTGAT aacaaatacaGAGAGAAGTACATCAGTGACATGAAGGGTCACCATGGAGACTCAGGAATCGATAAGAAGACCATGCATGCCATGAAAGCCAGGAAACTGGCTAGTGAT ATTTCATATAAACAAGGCTGTGAACAGGAGCAGGGTGAATACAACTACCCAGCCACCGTCACACCAGGCTACCAAAGCCAAAAGAAACTTGACCCACTAAAAGAT AAGAACTACAGGCAACACATTGACCAGGTCAAGTACAGTCAAGCGACCGACACACCTGAGATTATTTTAGCAAGGAAAAATGCTCAGCTTGTCAGCAAC ctaaattacaaaaaaggcTACGAAAAGACCAAACATCAGTACACACTATCCCAGGACCTGCCCCAAATCAAAACGGCCAAAGCCAATGCTGCCTTGTGCAGTGAT ATTAAATATAAAGAGGAGTGGGAGAAAACCAAGTCTAAAGCCTGCGACATCGGTGTGGACGACCTGAGTGTCAAAGCAGCTAAGGCTTCCCGTGATCTTGCAAGTGAT ATTAAATACAAAGAGACCTACATGAAGAACAAGGAAAAGGCAGTGGGGGTCAACGTGAGCGACTCAAAGACTCTACACTCTCTTCACGTGGCCAAGATGAACAGTGAT ATTGAGTACAAAAAGAGCTCCAAGGAGAGCCAGGCCCAGTTCAGCCTTCCTCTGGACATGATCAACCTGAGCCATGCCAAAAAGGCTCAGGCCCTCGCCAGCGATCTAGAGTATCGCACAAAGCTGCACGACTACACCGTCATGCCTGATGACATCAAGGTCAAGCAAGCCAAAAAGGCTTATTCCCTGCAAAGCGAG AACCAGTATCGTTCAGACCTGAACTGGATGAAAGGAGTGGGCTGGGAGACAGAAGGATGTCTGAATGTTACCCAGGCCAAGAAAGCTGGAGAGCTGCTTAGTGAT ACCAAATACCGTCAGAAGGCAGACAGCATCAGGTTCACCCAAGTGGCAGATGATCTCTCCATGAAACATGCCAAGAAAAGCCAGGAATTGCAGAGTGAC CTGGCATACAAAGCAAACACAGAACAAATGATACACCAGTACACCATGACAAAAGATGAACCCCTCTTCAGACAAGCAAAGGCGAACGCCGACCTTCTTAGTGGG AAAGTGTACAAGAGCAACTGGGAGAAGCAGAGGGAAAAGGGCTTTGAGCTGCATTTGGACTCTCTCTCTATACTCACCGCTAAAGCCAAAAGAGACCTTGCCAGTGAT GTCAAATACAAGGAGaagtatgagaaaaacaaaggcAAGGTGATTGGCATTAAGTCAGTTGGCGATGATTCTCAGATGGCCCACTCTGCTCTGGCCACTAAACTACAGAGTGGCCGCCACTACAAGAAGGACTATGAGGACACTAAGAGCAAATACAG CGTTTCTCTGGATATGCTGAACATCAGCCATGCCAAGAAGGCTCAAGACCTGGCAACCGAGACCAATTACAGGACTTTTCTTCATGAGTATACTACTCTGCCAACTGATATGAATGTTGCCTGGGCTAAGAAGGCCTATGGACTACAGAGTGAT AATCAGTATAGGTCAGATCTGAACTGGATGAAGGGTGTTGGCTGGGAGGCCTCAAAATCTCTGGATGTCCAGCAGGCGAAGAAAGCCGGGGATCTCCTCAGCGAG AAAAAGTACCGTCAGGGCGTGAGTGCTCTGAAGTATACCAGTATTGAAGACACTCCAGAGATGGTTCAAGCCAAACTCAGCAACAAATTGGCTGTTGAT AGGCTGTACAGGGAGAAGGGTGAAAACATGAAGCACAACTACACACTCAGCGGAGAGCTGCCTGAGATGGTTCAGGCCAAGCTCAATGCTATAAACCTCAGCGAG AGCTGTTACAAAGAATCTTGGACTAAGATACGTGATGGTGGCTACAAGCTGCGTCTGGATGCCATACCTTTCCAGTCTGCCAAAGCGTCTACAGAAATCCTCAGCAAT CAAAAGTACAAAGAGGAATTTGAGAAGACCAAAGGAAAGATGATTGGACTGAAGGGACTGCAGGATGACATTAACATGGCTCACTCGGTTCATGCCAGCAGACTGCAGAGTGGT ATTAAGTACAAGCAGGACTCGGCGAAGGAGCTCTCAAAGTTCCACCTATCCATGGACATGTTGGAGGTCTCCCACGCTAAAAAGGCTCAGTCGCTGATCAGCGATCAGGACTACAGGCTCACCCTGCATCAGTACACCCTGCATCCTGATGACATTAAGGTGCAGGCGGCCAAGAAAGCGTACGCTCTGCAGAGTGAg AAAGTGTATCGCTCTGACCTGAACTACCTGCGTGGTGCAGCCTGGATCGCAACTGGGGCTCTGCAGATTGAAGGCTCCAAGAGGGCCACAGACCTCATCAGTGAT AAAAAGTACCGTCAACAGCCGTACAACTTCAAGCACACCTCTATCGCTGACTCTCCAGATATTGTCCATGCCAAATTCAGTGGAAAGATCACAAATGAA CGTTTGTACAAAGAGAAAGGGGTGAATGATCAGCATAACTACACGGTAACAACTGAGAGACCAGAGATCACACAAGCAAAGATCAATGCAGCCAACTTTAGTGAG ATCAAGTACAGAGAGTCCTGGAACACTTTGAGGGCTCAGGGCTACAAACTCACCATGCAGGACATCCCCTTCCAGGCTGCCAAGAGCTCCACAGGCATCGCCAGTGAT AACAAGTACAAACACGACCACTTGCTGGAAAAAGGGAAGCACATTGGGATCAAAAGCGTCTCGGATGACCCGCATCTCCTGCACTGCCTGCAGGCGGGACGGCTGGCCAGCAACCAGGAGTACCGCAAGGACGCGCTGACGGCCAGCGGGCAGTACCACCTCACCCAAGACATGATTCACCTGGTGACAGCTAAGAATTCCCAGGCCCTCGCCAGCGAGCAGGACTACAGGAAGAGACTGCACGAGTATACGGTGCTTCCTGATAGCATGCAGGTCAAGTGGGCCAAAACAGCCTACGACCTGCAGAGTGAG AAAATCTACAAGTCAGACCTCAGTTCCATGAAAGGAGTGGCATGGGACGGTGTGGGTGCACCTCAGCTGGAGTCGGCAAAGAAAGCTGGAGAACTTATAAGTAAT aagaaGTATCGTCAGCTGCCAGACAGCCTGAAGTTCACCTCAGTGACTGACTCTCCTGATATGGTCCATGCTAAGGCGAGCTACCAACAGTGCAGTGAG AGGCTGTACAAATCTGGAAAGAATGACGACATGCACAAGTACACTTTACACTCGGATGATCCAGATTTTGTTAGAGCCAGGATGAACGCCCTGCAGATTAGTGAC AAAGTTTACAAAGCATCTGGGGAGCAGGTGAAACATCTGGGCTATGACCTGAAGCTGGATGCTATTCCCTTCCAAACTGCCAAGGCCTCCAGAGAAATTGCCAGCGAT TTCCGCTACAAGGAGTCCCATCTGAAGGAGAAGGGTCAGCAGGTGGGACTGCGCTGTGTGGAGGATGACCCTAAGATGGTGCACTCTCTGGCAGCCAGCAAACTCCAGAGCAACCTGGAGTACAAACGCCAGTCCAAGGAGGACCGAGGCCACTACAAAATCCATGCGGACCAGCCTGAGTTCCTGCAGGCCAAAAAGAGTCAGGCTCAGGCTAGTGACCTCACCTACCGCAGCAAGCTCCACGACTACACCTGTGACGCCGAGCAGCTCAATGTCAAGCATGCCAAGCAGGCCTACAAGCTGCAGAGTGAT GTGAACTACAAGTCAGACCTGAACTGGATCAGAGGAGTGGGCTGGACCCCTCCTGGCTCCCATAAGGCCGAGCTGGCCCGCCGGGCTGCAGAGCTGGGGCTGGCTGAGGGAGTCACCACTGACGAGGCTATTGCAAATTATCAGCACATGATGATG CTGCATCACCAGCAGCAGAtggagcagcagcaacagcagactTCAGAACAGGTGGAGACCAGCGAGGAGATTCAACAAGGCGTCAACATGGACGCCATGGAGGTCCTTCATGTTAAGAGGAAGAAGACCATCCAGACTGTCCAGAAAAagtccaccaccaccacgtcCTCGTTCAAATCCATGGAAAAGAATTCCAGCACTACCTCGTCGTCTTCATCGGCTGCCCTCCAGAACACAGTCAAGACGTCCATGTCTAGTAAAGCTGCTGCAATAGAAAACGCGTAG